The Setaria italica strain Yugu1 chromosome IX, Setaria_italica_v2.0, whole genome shotgun sequence genome has a window encoding:
- the LOC101779748 gene encoding uncharacterized protein LOC101779748, giving the protein MAADRVLLSRDDRTTSLVEIASATATPGAAATVGFRILVVQCYRAGVLGDADEDDDDVDTMEDVACRVPVDELVKGGEAAAAAVDRAFEALVSRLDHPTLIPEVAPEARKAATQVQAMCAEREIGAALAGVEFRLRLVFLDPLEDESEPDSEDDEEEEVGSDLEFDDECWERGRLDDGDTGYEDAHVVPSDDDGALVQSQPDGGAWRYEHGHAALNDDDDDEDGGGQFSARPFDGALAREVEPSDGTLLLSGFEARADGPEPGEQHELTPRDVRRLVRLAFSGGDVEGDEAYQRALASGEPVSPATRAAMLDRALRSAGRRPLAPSPSGMPPRMRTGW; this is encoded by the coding sequence ATGGCGGCGGACCGCGTCCTCCTGTCGCGAGACGACAGGACGACCTCCCTGGTCGAAATCGCCAGCGCCACGGCCACGCCCGGTGCGGCGGCGACCGTCGGCTTCCGGATCCTCGTCGTCCAGTGCTACCGCGCAGGCGTGCTGGGGGACGCtgatgaggacgacgacgacgtggaCACGATGGAGGACGTGGCGTGCCGTGTCCCCGTCGACGAGCTGGTCAAGGGAGGCGaagccgcggcggcagcggtcgACCGCGCGTTCGAGGCGCTGGTGTCGAGGCTCGACCACCCGACGCTGATCCCGGAGGTCGCGCCGGAGGCCAGGAAGGCGGCCACGCAGGTCCAGGCGATGTGCGCGGAGCGGGAGATCGGCGCTgccctcgccggcgtcgagttccgcctccgcctcgtgtTCTTGGACCCGCTCGAGGACGAGTCCGAGCCGGActcggaggacgacgaggaggaagaggtcgGGAGCGACCTGGAGTTCGACGACGAGTGCTGGGAGCGCGGCAGGTTGGACGACGGCGACACGGGGTACGAGGACGCCCACGTCGTCCccagcgacgacgacggggcGCTCGTGCAGTCCCAGCCGGACGGCGGCGCGTGGCGGTACGAGCACGGCCACGCCGCcctcaacgacgacgacgacgacgaagacggcggcggccagtTCTCGGCGCGGCCGTTCGACGGCGCCCTGGCGCGTGAggtcgagccgagcgacggcacGCTGCTGCTGTCGGGCTTCGAGGCGCGCGCCGACGGGCCCGAGCCGGGCGAGCAGCACGAGCTGACGCCCCGCGACGTGCGGCGCCTGGTGCGCCTCGCGTtcagcggcggcgacgtggaggGCGACGAGGCGTACCAGCGGGCGCTGGCCAGCGGCGAGCCCGTGTCGCCCGCCACGCGCGCCGCGATGCTCGACCGGGCGCTGCGatccgcggggcggcggccgctggCGCCGTCGCCTAGCGGGATGCCTCCCCGGATGCGCACCGGATGGTAG
- the LOC101781878 gene encoding monocopper oxidase-like protein SKU5 — protein sequence MLPLLLLLLLAASAAPARAGDPYAYYDWEVSYVSAQPLGVKQKVIGINGQFPGPPLNVTTNWNVVVNVRNALDEPLLLTWNGVQQRKTAWQDGVLGTNCAIPAGWNWTYAFQVKDQVGSFFYFPSTPLHRAAGGYGAITINNRDVIPIPFGFPDGDITLFIGDWFNRGHKELRRALDGGTLLGAPDGVLINGLGPYQYNESVVPPGIVYERINVEPGKTYRFRVHNVGVSTSLNFRIQNHNLLLVETEGSYTSQQNYTNLDIHVGQSYSFLVTMDQNASTDYYVVASARFVDAAIIDKLTGVAVLHYSNSQGPASGPLPDPPNDQYDTAFSINQARSIRWNVTASGARPNPQGSFHYGDITVTDVYLLQSRPPELIDGKLRSTLNEISYIAPSTPLVLAQLFNVPGVYKLDFPNHPMNRLPKVDTSIINGTYKGFMEIIFQNNATTVQSYHLDGYAFFVVGMDYGLWTENSRGTYNKWDGVARSTIQVFPGAWTAILVFLDNAGIWNLRVQNLDTWYLGQEVYINVVNPEDNSSTLPDNAIFCGALSSLQKFAGRDPRGERRLFRARYWISRFDCLFDNSHWARDQQVLRKRKTELGGTCSVASLILFTGLLTVLLYQAIKRRSIEMHRVKPANAPDLLSFVNDLEFHITTISGMSCAQAVAPSTFAMGTPGYMDFRLVSLPTMFTYSCANTSQGPSITLKCNGCRMPPRDHFVSWQFVDLPGQPAAAVGFQFNLTARQHGNDKHVSFVSGTMNSDGYTDDGKLRTFRGPDSNVLKIQLFPQIYNKLGNLRLLQPLVQDFTQGSAFSDVGSLNASLQNPSDGVVNTTLYISYLSDYIVEISNESVVGPVSVIASIGGLYAFSVAICLCLMSQCEARIKKLRDEDTRMLKILSKRRARRNWDKVRKFVMYTWGPGYPDPTDRSGQQPEGSTVDSLHRTLHKRREPIRQATSDANRPNRVPADMGAIDIERAGEAKQPSSSR from the exons ATGCTGCCGCTACTCTTGCTCCTCCTGCTagccgcgtcggcggcgccggcgcgggcgggggaCCCCTACGCCTACTACGACTGGGAGGTGTCGTACGTCTCCGCGCAGCCGCTCGGCGTCAAGCAAAAG GTGATTGGCATCAACGGGCAGTTTCCGGGCCCGCCGCTGAACGTGACGACCAACTGGAACGTGGTGGTGAACGTCCGCAACGCGCTGGACGAGCCGCTGCTGCTCACCTGGAACGGGGTGCAGCAGCGCAAGACGGCGTGGCAGGACGGCGTGCTGGGCACCAACTGCGCCATCCCGGCGGGGTGGAACTGGACCTACGCGTTCCAGGTCAAGGACCAGGTCGGCAGCTTCTTCTACTTCCCCTCCACGCCGCTGCACCGCGCCGCCGGGGGATACGGCGCCATCACCATCAACAACCGCGACGTCATACCAATCCCCTTCGGGTTCCCCGACGGGGACATCACGCTCTTTATTGGCGACTGGTTTAACCGTGGGCACAAGGAGCTCAGGAGAGCGCTCGACGGTGGCACCTTGCTCGGCGCCCCAGATGGCGTGCTCATCAACGGATTGGGACCCTACCAGTACAACGAGTCCGTGGTTCCACCGGGGATCGTCTATGAGCGGATCAATGTCGAGCCAG GGAAAACCTACAGGTTTCGGGTACACAATGTTGGGGTCTCAACAAGCCTCAATTTCAGGATCCAGAACCATAACCTGCTCCTTGTGGAGACCGAAGGCTCCTACACTTCTCAGCAGAACTACACCAACTTGGACATCCATGTCGGCCAGTCCTACTCCTTCTTGGTCACCATGGATCAGAATGCCAGCACTGATTACTATGTGGTCGCGAGCGCTCGCTTTGTTGATGCTGCCATCATTGATAAGTTGACTGGTGTCGCTGTTCTCCATTACTCCAACTCCCAGGGTCCGGCCTCTGGCCCTCTTCCAGATCCCCCGAACGATCAGTATGACACGGCATTCTCTATAAACCAAGCAAGATCCATCAG ATGGAATGTTACAGCTAGTGGTGCTCGGCCCAATCCTCAGGGTTCATTCCATTATGGTGACATTACCGTGACAGATGTGTATCTGTTGCAGAGTAGACCACCTGAGCTCATTGATGGGAAGCTGCGTTCTACTCTGAATGAGATTTCTTACATTGctccatcaactcctttggTACTTGCACAACTATTCAATGTGCCAGGAGTCTACAAATTGGATTTTCCTAATCATCCCATGAACCGACTACCAAAAGTCGACACATCTATTATAAATGGCACCTATAAGGGCTTCATGGAGATTATATTCCAAAACAATGCCACAACCGTGCAGAGTTACCACTTGGATGGCTATGCATTCTTTGTTGTTGG GATGGACTATGGATTATGGACAGAAAACAGTCGTGGCACCTATAATAAATGGGATGGTGTTGCACGCTCTACAATCCAG GTATTCCCTGGGGCTTGGACAGCTATTCTTGTGTTTCTGGACAATGCAGGCATATGGAATTTGCGTGTGCAGAATCTTGACACTTGGTACTTGGGGCAAGAAGTGTACATCAATGTGGTTAACCCAGaggacaacagcagcacacTTCCTGATAACGCAATTTTCTGTGGTGCACTCTCAAGCCTACAAAA gttCGCCGGCCGGGACCCCCGCGGGGAGAGGAGGCTGTTCCGGGCACGGTACTGGATCAGCCGCTTCGATTGCCTCTTCGACAATAGCCACTGGGCG AGGGATCAGCAAGTTCTAAGGAAAAGGAAGACCGAGCTGGGTGGCACATGCTCAGTGGCTAGCTTGATCCTCTTCACCGGATTGTTAACTGT GCTTCTGTATCAAGCTATCAAAAGACGCAGCATTGAGATGCATCGAGTCAAGCCAGCCAACGCTCCAGACCTGCTGTCTTTCGTGAACGATCTTGAGTTCCACATCACCACCATCTCTGGCATGTCCTGCGCTCAAGCAGTTGCACCTTCGACGTTCGCAATGGGGACACCGGGGTACATGGATTTCAGGTTGGTGTCCCTGCCAACGATGTTCACCTACAGCTGTGCAAACACGAGCCAGGGGCCATCCATTACGCTCAAGTGCAACGGTTGCCGGATGCCTCCGAGAGACCATTTTGTGTCCTGGCAGTTTGTTGACCTGCCGGGGCAACCGGCCGCGGCCGTCGGCTTCCAGTTCAACCTGACCGCGAGGCAGCACGGCAACGACAAGCACGTGAGCTTTGTGAGTGGCACCATGAACTCTGACGGTTATACCGATGATGGCAAGCTGAGGACTTTCAGGGGGCCAGACTCCAATGTTCTGAAGATTCAGTTGTTCCCTCAGATATACAACAAACTTGGCAACCTGAGGCTGTTGCAGCCACTAGTTCAGGACTTCACCCAAGGGTCTGCGTTTTCAGATGTCGGGAGCTTGAATGCGTCCCTGCAGAACCCCAGTGATGGAGTGGTGAATACTACTCTTTACATAAGTTATCTCTCAGACTACATTGTGGAGATCAGCAATGAGAGTGTAGTAGGTCCAG TTAGTGTTATTGCGAGTATTGGTGGCCTTTATGCCTTCAGTGTGGCAATTTGTCTCTGCCTCATGTCCCAA TGCGAAGCTAGGATAAAGAAGCTTCGTGATGAGGATACCAGAATGCTGAAAATTCTGAGCAAACGACGTGCTCGACGGAATTGGGATAAG GTCCGGAAGTTTGTCATGTATACCTGGGGTCCAGGCTACCCGGATCCAACTGATAGAAGTGGCCAGCAGCCTGAAGGTTCAACGGTAGATTCTCTGCATAGAACCTTGCACAAGAGAAGAGAACCAATTAGACAAGCAACCTCAGATGCTAACAGACCTAATAGAGTTCCTGCTGACATG GGGGCGATTGACATCGAAAGAGCTGGGGAAGCGAAGCAGCCAAGCAGTTCTAGATAG
- the LOC101782277 gene encoding R3H domain-containing protein 1 — MATTQFAMVEELASLVKDNLHSKHLILSTEEALIAALQQLRCSDDGGREEVDDAADTIELQPAGAYHRLLLHRLAEIYGFAHESVGEGEDRHLVLQRCPETAIPSVLVSDMLWKFDNSDDSTSVVITRNDTDFQKPWKLDVQEDTSAKSSHLKDATDLKPLKQSVVSPAVSLKEREAAYRAARERIFSGDDAKGNGRSYAKCRQVPVVAQRMIAHALGQKVQNSTETIASTAGRGKQLPNRPNIPTRSRNNYYPVAPDNREENNVRNGKPNSASRNSYQTASSQMCRTANSRAATAESLKKEQTGAARRMFAHALGLSAAQGNYGAPPKPK, encoded by the exons ATGGCCACCACCCAGTTCGCCATGGTCGAGGAGCTGGCCTCGCTCGTCAAGGACAACCTGCACAGCAAGCACCTCATCCTCTCCACTGAGGAGGCACTCATCGCCGCCCTCCAGCAGCTGCGCTGCAGCGACGACGGTGGCCGTGAAGAGGTGGACGATGCGGCGGACACCATAGAGCTCCAGCCCGCCGGGGCCTACCACCGCCTCCTCTTGCATCGCCTTGCTGAAATCTACGG GTTCGCACATGAATCGGTTGGTGAAGGCGAGGATCGACATCTGGTCCTCCAGCGCTGCCCTGAGACAGCCAT TCCATCCGTCCTTGTTAGTGATATGTTATGGAAGTTTGACAACAGTGATGATTCCACATCTGTTGTGATAACAAGAAATGATACAG ATTTCCAAAAGCCTTGGAAGTTAGATGTCCAAGAAGATACTTCCGCTAAAAGCTCGCATCTGAAAGATGCTACAG ATTTGAAGCCTCTGAAGCAGTCAGTGGTTTCTCCGGCAGTATCACTGAAGGAGAGGGAAGCTGCTTATCGAGCTGCTCGTGAGCGAATCTTCTCTGGGGATGATGCCAAGGGAAATGGTAGATCATATGCAAAATGTAGACAGGTTCCTGTTGTTGCTCAACGGATGATAGCACATGCACTTGGTCAAAAAGTTCAAAATTCCACAGAGACAATTGCCTCGACAGCAGGCAGAGGAAAACAGCTGCCGAACAGACCAAATATTCCGACACGTAGTAGGAACAACTATTACCCAGTTGCACCAGATAATAGAGAAGAGAATAATGTTCGAAATGGTAAGCCAAACTCAGCCAGTAGGAATTCATATCAAACTGCATCCAGCCAAATGTGCCGCACCGCTAACAGTAGAGCTGCTACTGCTGAGAGCTTGAAGAAAGAGCAGACTGGAGCAGCTAGAAGAATGTTTGCACATGCACTGGGGCTGTCTGCAGCTCAAGGAAATTATGGTGCACCTCCTAAACCAAAGTAA